DNA sequence from the Paenibacillus physcomitrellae genome:
ATCGCGGCCCCAACGTTCGAACTTAACAACGCCGTCCACTTTCGCGAACAAAGTGTCATCTTTACCGATGCCCACGTTAGTGCCCGGATGAATTTTCGTTCCGCGTTGACGAACGAGAATGCTGCCGCCGGTAACCACTTGACCGTCAGCACGCTTAACGCCAAGGCGTTTCGCAATACTGTCACGGCCGTTCTTTGTGGAACCTACACCTTTCTTGGATGCGAACAACTGAAGATCCAATTTCAACATGTCTGGTCAACCTCCTTCTTTAATTAGTCACATCTATAATCTTAACGTATTGTCCGTAGGATTGCTCAATAGTCCGAAGCATCACGACGAGCGAAGATAACAACAGCCTAGCTTCAGCTTTGGCTTCGTCAGGAACTGCAAGCGGAAGATCCGCGCTTAAAAAGCCGTTCTTCATATGTGAATCCATTACAATCCCGGTCAACTCTTCGACAGCGTTAACTGAGCCTACAGTAACAGCGGATACACCAGCGCAAACAATATCCCTTCCAGCCTCTGCGTAATTCGCATGGCCTTCAATCCGAAATCCAGTAACGGATTTCTGCTCATCGCGTTTGATGGTTACGATAATCAAGTACCGTCACCTTCTTACGCTTGGATTTTCTCAATAGTCACCTTCGTGTACGGTTGACGATGACCTTGCTTTTTGTGGTAGTTCTTCTTAGGTTTGTATTTGAATACAACAACCTTAGCGCCTTTACCATGGCGTTCTACTTTCGCTGTTACAGTAGCACCGGATACTACTGGAGTTCCTGCTACCAAACCGTTGTCGTTAGAAACAGCCAATACACGGTCAAAAGTTACAGTTTCACCGTCAGCAGCATTCAGCTTCTCGATGTAAAGAACATCGCCCTCTTGAACACGGTATTGTTTGCCACCAGTTTCGATAATTGCGTACATTTGCTTGCACCTCCTCATGTCTCAGACTCGCCTAATTCAGGTGACGCTTTATTTCAGGCGTACTTATGTACCCGATTGGTGCGGTTACAGCATGTGTACAAGATGTACTTGAAACACATACTTAAGTATATTAACACAGCCCAGGCAGGAAATCAACCTAGGTTATTTCCGTTCCGTGTTTTCCCGCATCTTCTTGCGAGTCATTTCGAGCAGGCCCAGTTTGGTCCAGCCCAGAATATGATGCTGGGTCCGGTCGCTGCGCATGCAGGTATGAAGTCT
Encoded proteins:
- the rpmA gene encoding 50S ribosomal protein L27, whose amino-acid sequence is MLKLDLQLFASKKGVGSTKNGRDSIAKRLGVKRADGQVVTGGSILVRQRGTKIHPGTNVGIGKDDTLFAKVDGVVKFERWGRDRKKVSVYPVEVAPVAAAVEA
- a CDS encoding ribosomal-processing cysteine protease Prp, producing the protein MIIVTIKRDEQKSVTGFRIEGHANYAEAGRDIVCAGVSAVTVGSVNAVEELTGIVMDSHMKNGFLSADLPLAVPDEAKAEARLLLSSLVVMLRTIEQSYGQYVKIIDVTN
- the rplU gene encoding 50S ribosomal protein L21 produces the protein MYAIIETGGKQYRVQEGDVLYIEKLNAADGETVTFDRVLAVSNDNGLVAGTPVVSGATVTAKVERHGKGAKVVVFKYKPKKNYHKKQGHRQPYTKVTIEKIQA